One part of the Aurantibacillus circumpalustris genome encodes these proteins:
- the map gene encoding type I methionyl aminopeptidase gives MIYLKNREEIEIMRESALMVSRTLGIIAREIKPGVMPFDLDKLAEEYIRDNGGIPAFKGFKGGRGAPDFPATLCISINEAVVHGIPTKQPLKEGDIISVDCGVKKNGYYGDHAYTFAVGEIKPELKKLIEITKESLYIGIEQMVSGNRIGDISFAIQQHAEKNGYGVVRELVGHGLGKTMHEEPEVPNYGKRGDGPKIKEGLVLAIEPMINLGTKNIKQLNDGWTIITADGKPSAHFEHDVAVIDGKPEILSSYAFIEEALALVK, from the coding sequence ATGATCTACCTTAAAAACAGAGAAGAAATCGAAATTATGCGCGAGTCGGCGTTGATGGTTTCGCGTACGTTAGGAATAATTGCCCGTGAAATTAAACCGGGAGTAATGCCATTTGACTTAGATAAATTAGCCGAAGAATACATTCGCGACAATGGCGGAATTCCCGCATTTAAAGGATTTAAGGGTGGTCGTGGCGCACCTGATTTTCCAGCTACCTTATGTATTTCAATTAACGAAGCTGTTGTACATGGCATTCCTACTAAACAACCTTTAAAAGAGGGAGATATTATTTCGGTAGATTGCGGTGTAAAGAAAAATGGTTACTACGGTGATCATGCCTACACCTTTGCTGTAGGAGAAATTAAACCTGAGCTTAAAAAATTAATAGAAATCACCAAAGAGAGTCTCTATATTGGCATTGAACAAATGGTAAGTGGTAATCGCATTGGAGATATTAGCTTTGCTATTCAACAACATGCTGAAAAAAATGGCTATGGTGTTGTGAGAGAATTGGTTGGACATGGTTTGGGGAAAACAATGCACGAAGAGCCAGAAGTTCCTAACTACGGCAAACGTGGCGACGGACCAAAAATTAAAGAAGGTTTAGTTTTAGCCATTGAACCCATGATTAATTTAGGAACAAAAAACATAAAACAATTAAATGATGGCTGGACAATTATTACAGCCGATGGCAAACCAAGTGCACATTTTGAACACGACGTTGCTGTAATAGATGGAAAACCTGAAATTTTAAGTTCTTATGCATTTATAGAGGAAGCTTTAGCCTTAGTTAAGTAA
- a CDS encoding 2,3-bisphosphoglycerate-dependent phosphoglycerate mutase: MAQLIIFRHGQSTWNLENKFTGWVDVELSPKGIEEAKNAGMKLKGYHFDYAYASDLKRAQNTLTLALETAGHPPITPIYDKALNERMYGDLQGLDKQETAKKYGDEQVKIWRRSYDVPPPNGESLKDTAARVIPYFENEIIPKLKAGKNVVIAAHGNSLRALIMYLEKMTPAQILEFEIGTAQPRLYELTADMKVLSAKNL, translated from the coding sequence ATGGCACAACTAATCATTTTCCGTCACGGACAAAGTACTTGGAATTTAGAAAACAAATTTACGGGTTGGGTAGACGTTGAATTAAGTCCTAAAGGCATTGAAGAAGCAAAAAACGCTGGTATGAAATTAAAGGGCTATCACTTTGATTACGCTTACGCATCTGATTTAAAAAGAGCTCAAAACACACTGACCTTAGCGCTTGAAACGGCAGGACACCCTCCTATCACACCGATTTACGACAAAGCCTTAAACGAACGCATGTACGGCGATCTTCAAGGATTAGATAAACAAGAAACCGCAAAAAAATACGGTGATGAACAAGTTAAAATATGGCGCAGAAGTTATGATGTACCGCCACCAAACGGTGAAAGCTTAAAAGATACTGCCGCAAGAGTTATTCCTTATTTTGAAAATGAAATAATCCCTAAGTTAAAGGCTGGGAAGAACGTTGTTATTGCTGCACATGGAAACAGTTTGCGCGCACTTATCATGTATTTAGAAAAAATGACACCAGCACAAATTCTTGAATTCGAAATCGGAACCGCACAACCACGCTTATATGAACTAACAGCCGATATGAAAGTGTTATCTGCTAAAAACCTGTAA
- a CDS encoding OmpH family outer membrane protein, with protein sequence MNPKFNIDRPKVRDEEIKQNQNFEQLVERFKQQSLKKAKGDESWWRDKKIRYTTVITGITVVCTITYLSLFNNQATKTKTNETLTTQNTLPKKNKVVKSVFINAPTQKLKTPYSTYKVNNAKGGNIAHTTSSKIKVPKNSFVDKNGKDIIGDVTIEYKEFHDMGDVIANGIPMAYDSAGTKYNLETAGMFDIKGFQNGEPVFIKSDKNLEVELASSTSEQRFNQYYLDTLKRNWQYIQKDHASNTINKATLPKRSESVLENSPKLVSLKNEIEKVIPKKIDSVKVIYTAKVNRLPKAKEPNKPVKSSPGRPTFNLDGNQDDFPELAVFNNVLFEVGSENKNYSKELHDITWSDVKVSQGPVKGKNYILTLSYRNRTEKLVVYPVLSGTDFEKAEKQYEQKLENYQALLEKRSAEEKRLMQEMATKQAAYLAEQKKKQEEYDKEKAALREKYNLTQQNELASNFNAMSLNVKATRLFRISQFGIFNSDCPHAVPNGNSIVPIFAINEKEKFLTPDFIYLIDHSNKTVFALDQSSGFKLNYDPEKTYSICIFSKNKLFLCNKEAFKHSLREGSNRFLVNELSEKADNLADFKKAIEI encoded by the coding sequence ATGAATCCGAAATTTAATATAGATCGCCCGAAAGTCCGTGATGAAGAAATTAAGCAAAACCAGAATTTCGAACAACTTGTAGAACGTTTTAAACAGCAAAGTTTAAAAAAAGCAAAGGGCGATGAAAGTTGGTGGCGCGATAAGAAGATACGCTATACTACTGTAATTACAGGTATAACGGTGGTTTGTACCATCACTTATTTATCCTTATTCAATAATCAAGCAACTAAAACCAAAACGAATGAAACATTAACTACTCAGAACACTCTTCCTAAAAAAAACAAAGTTGTTAAGTCGGTATTTATTAATGCGCCTACGCAAAAATTAAAAACACCCTACTCTACTTATAAAGTAAATAACGCGAAGGGTGGAAATATTGCGCACACGACTTCGTCTAAAATAAAAGTACCAAAAAATAGTTTTGTAGATAAAAACGGTAAAGACATTATAGGCGATGTAACTATTGAATACAAAGAATTTCATGATATGGGCGATGTTATTGCCAACGGAATTCCAATGGCATATGATAGCGCTGGTACTAAATACAATCTTGAAACCGCAGGAATGTTTGATATTAAAGGGTTTCAGAATGGAGAACCTGTTTTTATTAAGTCAGATAAAAATCTGGAGGTCGAATTAGCTTCGTCAACTAGCGAGCAACGTTTTAATCAATATTATCTCGACACGCTTAAAAGAAACTGGCAATACATTCAAAAGGATCATGCTTCAAATACTATAAATAAAGCGACTTTACCAAAGCGCTCTGAAAGTGTTTTAGAAAATAGCCCTAAACTTGTTTCTCTAAAAAATGAAATCGAAAAAGTAATTCCAAAAAAGATTGATAGCGTAAAAGTAATTTATACAGCAAAGGTAAATAGACTTCCAAAAGCTAAGGAACCAAATAAACCAGTAAAATCAAGTCCTGGAAGACCAACTTTTAATCTTGATGGCAATCAGGATGATTTTCCAGAACTAGCGGTTTTTAATAATGTACTTTTTGAAGTAGGTTCTGAAAATAAAAACTATAGCAAAGAGTTACACGACATTACTTGGAGCGATGTAAAGGTGAGTCAGGGGCCCGTAAAAGGAAAAAATTATATCTTAACACTTAGCTACCGCAATAGAACTGAAAAACTTGTTGTTTATCCGGTTTTATCAGGCACTGATTTCGAAAAAGCAGAAAAACAGTACGAACAAAAATTAGAAAACTATCAAGCTCTCTTAGAAAAAAGATCGGCTGAAGAAAAACGCTTGATGCAGGAAATGGCTACTAAACAAGCTGCATATTTAGCCGAACAAAAAAAGAAACAAGAAGAGTATGATAAAGAAAAAGCTGCACTTAGAGAAAAATATAACCTTACGCAGCAAAACGAATTGGCGTCCAATTTTAATGCGATGAGTTTAAATGTAAAAGCCACGCGCCTTTTCCGCATCTCACAATTTGGAATATTTAATTCTGATTGTCCGCATGCTGTACCCAACGGAAACTCTATTGTTCCTATATTTGCCATAAATGAAAAAGAAAAATTTCTGACCCCAGATTTTATTTATTTAATTGATCACAGCAATAAAACAGTTTTTGCGCTTGATCAATCGAGTGGATTTAAACTCAATTATGATCCTGAAAAAACTTATTCAATTTGTATTTTCAGTAAAAATAAATTGTTTTTATGCAATAAAGAAGCCTTTAAACATAGTCTTAGGGAAGGATCTAACAGGTTTCTTGTAAATGAATTGTCAGAAAAAGCCGATAATTTAGCTGATTTTAAAAAGGCTATTGAGATCTGA
- a CDS encoding PKD domain-containing protein has translation MKVKIYLFFLLNICVFGVTFSQNTKPTQVDSGFFNYAYWNGLADKLHFSGKDRIEFIEGQKREFALEMEHLAEGHSHEKINRSDIVWVPAPFVPTKGYGQNTTNGTLCNNVDFENGNMNGWRRSTGFHPSWSTGCCLTPNGNQAIMTGGTDVYGGFPKVFPGGSFSVRLGDSLVGKIADRIEQTFIVTPANANFTYRYAVVLNDNNHAQADQPAFAIEMIDSLTNALIPCTVYTVAAASGVPDFTTSTLSAYSAPVRCKQWTNVALDLTPVIGSTVTIRFTVYDCLAGGHFGYAYIDGLCTSFATSSKDTTCPNIPFTMCAPVGFATTTWFGPGLAVAGVSTLCINPSFGGTYSCVTVLVPGCPGPTFVHTLTTLPPPILSFTPSTSGVCATQYSFTSSMSITPGSSIISHIWKFGDGSTSTATNPVHNYTTPGTYQIKLFATSNRGCVDSVSDFITIFPPPNLVFSPPSNCVNTVVQFTNTSNIGVGTITGYTWTLGNGPTSNLINPTNTYLTNGTYTITLTGISNQGCMSNLTQTLGIFPPPVVSFSAAPLCDINGTSFTPATSTAIASGTLATYLWNFGDGGTSTLPNPTHVYLAPGIYTVNLFALSDHNCPATLSNTFLISPSPTVAFATTSVHACSQNFTFTNNSAISSGPITFTWSFQGAANTVTTTALSPPYIFPSVGDYTVKLIGTSSLGCTDTAFQYISVYPYPNIFFDVPASCESAIFTVTTTATSGSVTSYIWDFGDPASGAANTSTLQNPTHFYSSTNTYTISLNLVSNLNCPSVTNTIITVYPNPVAAFSYSTINSCALPITFTNSSSTPTIGGSVISSYSWSFSPGVYSSLQNPGTINFPSNGTYSVSLIATTNHNCTDTMIANILVHPFPNIAFTVTPECVNLPVNIISTSSISPIPSVAGSITSYTLDFGDSSFSSVPTLSSVPVTHTYSQSGTHTLNFSATSNMGCTSNVTHTVQIYPVGVGDFSISANTCLGVPVIFTSTSGISSGTIYTTKFNFGDGTISYFPTTAHTYSTSGTFPVNFSLTTNNECGSSFTKTITVHPLPVVSFTANGGCLGTPSVFDPTVTIPIGTINTYTWNFGDANTSNNQIPSNTYILSGMYTPTLSAMSNQGCIGKGTNTVVINPLPNIAFSPNGACVNTSIQFTNTSNIISGTVNSYTWNFGGGNTSNLTSPTNSYNTYGVYTVTLGATSNLGCAKTTTNSLTIHPYPQLTVSPVYNSCINDSAQINTNINIPVGAIQSYSIFYGDGAIKPLSSISASYIDRHKYIAYGTFSLSLYAISNNGCALSKDTTIKVYPKPFTSFGATKFCYGSPTAFTNSSNIPAGYTIDEHLWNFGDGTPTSTVSNPAHTFIGTSNTFTTYPVSLTEISYPEGINGPISCSFAQVKTVTIYPHPVADFSTTSVCLGKPTLFTNLTPTLNTFSSWFQYNNGALSSIALNPIFTYSAAGTFTASLIANTSFGCTDTMTHPVIIYENPKSGYTTNNHCLGLPSIFTQTTTFTDGAESQYIWTLGTTTIGLQSAPAPGLPYTFTLPGTYSVSLTSISDLGCSNKYTSTITVYPLPTPAFFAPESCLNKATQFTNLSLGSNNTYTWTFGDLGSGGANSSNANNPSHMYTNSGSYTTNLQVTNDKNCTATTASNVIIHGKPTAMFSNTAICAGDKVAFNNLSTSPDGTLTSNLWDFNGDNVFDKNEPNPSYTYSLSGNYQLTLLVGSQFGCTDTLSRQLFINPKAVGVIAASKRNGCPGLCIEFTNTSSITTGSFTSSWDFGDDEPTTTALNPTRCFGKSGTYDITLTLISDIGCVTNFVNPDYISAFPAPQAAFLVNPEQIDEDDPVITVTNKASEDANFIRYYVNDGSSFGTRNFTHYIKNLKQTKPMVVQVVKNQYGCSDTTFQVLDIKPAYVVYFPNVFTPNGDGTNDDFRPKGVGIVKFTMNIYDRWGHQVFHTDDMSQTWDGSPDNSGDGAIKEDIYTWKAQVTDIFNKNHFLVGHVSVIR, from the coding sequence ATGAAAGTAAAAATCTACTTATTTTTTTTATTAAATATTTGTGTGTTTGGAGTAACATTCTCCCAAAACACAAAACCTACGCAAGTCGATAGCGGTTTTTTTAACTATGCTTATTGGAATGGTCTCGCCGACAAACTGCATTTTAGTGGAAAAGATAGAATTGAATTTATTGAAGGGCAAAAGAGAGAATTCGCTTTAGAAATGGAGCACTTGGCTGAGGGGCATTCTCATGAAAAAATAAATCGTTCAGATATTGTTTGGGTACCAGCACCATTTGTTCCTACAAAAGGTTACGGACAAAATACAACAAATGGTACTCTTTGTAATAATGTTGATTTCGAAAATGGAAACATGAATGGTTGGAGACGTAGTACAGGATTCCATCCTTCTTGGTCGACGGGCTGCTGTCTAACTCCTAACGGTAATCAAGCAATCATGACAGGTGGCACGGATGTGTATGGCGGCTTTCCTAAAGTTTTTCCTGGTGGTAGTTTCTCAGTGCGCCTTGGTGATAGCCTCGTAGGAAAAATAGCAGATCGTATAGAACAAACCTTTATAGTTACACCAGCCAACGCTAATTTTACTTACAGATACGCAGTTGTTTTAAATGATAATAATCATGCTCAAGCTGATCAACCTGCATTTGCAATTGAAATGATTGACTCACTTACAAATGCACTCATTCCGTGTACGGTATATACTGTAGCTGCCGCGTCTGGTGTTCCAGACTTTACAACCTCAACATTATCTGCATATAGTGCACCAGTTCGTTGCAAACAATGGACAAACGTAGCACTTGACCTTACTCCTGTTATTGGTTCAACTGTAACCATACGTTTTACTGTTTATGATTGCTTAGCGGGAGGTCACTTTGGATATGCTTACATTGATGGACTTTGTACAAGTTTTGCTACCTCAAGCAAAGACACAACTTGTCCTAATATACCGTTTACGATGTGTGCTCCTGTTGGATTTGCGACAACTACTTGGTTTGGTCCCGGATTGGCAGTTGCAGGTGTATCCACGTTATGTATAAACCCGTCATTCGGTGGAACCTACAGTTGCGTAACGGTTTTGGTTCCTGGATGCCCAGGTCCAACTTTTGTTCACACGTTAACAACACTGCCCCCGCCAATTTTATCATTTACGCCATCCACATCAGGAGTTTGTGCAACACAATATTCGTTCACTAGTTCAATGAGCATAACCCCCGGCTCATCAATAATTTCACATATATGGAAATTTGGAGATGGAAGTACCTCTACAGCAACAAACCCAGTACACAATTATACCACCCCTGGAACTTATCAAATAAAATTATTTGCCACTTCCAACCGTGGATGTGTGGACTCTGTATCTGATTTTATTACAATTTTTCCTCCTCCTAACTTGGTGTTCAGTCCCCCGTCTAATTGCGTTAATACAGTTGTTCAATTTACCAATACCTCAAACATTGGTGTTGGAACAATTACTGGGTACACATGGACTCTTGGAAACGGACCCACCTCAAACTTAATCAATCCTACAAACACTTATTTAACAAATGGCACTTACACAATAACGCTTACTGGTATAAGTAATCAAGGTTGTATGTCTAACCTAACTCAAACACTTGGAATATTTCCACCACCGGTCGTTAGTTTTTCGGCTGCACCCTTATGTGATATTAACGGCACATCGTTTACGCCAGCTACATCAACTGCAATTGCTTCTGGAACTCTAGCAACCTATTTATGGAATTTTGGTGACGGAGGAACGTCCACTCTGCCCAATCCAACACATGTATATTTGGCGCCGGGAATATACACCGTCAACTTATTTGCACTAAGCGATCATAACTGTCCAGCGACATTAAGTAACACCTTTTTAATTTCTCCTTCGCCAACCGTTGCCTTTGCCACTACTTCTGTTCACGCGTGTAGTCAGAACTTCACATTCACTAATAATTCCGCTATTTCTTCAGGTCCAATTACTTTTACCTGGAGTTTTCAAGGTGCTGCAAATACAGTAACCACAACTGCCTTGAGCCCGCCCTATATTTTTCCTTCGGTTGGAGATTACACTGTTAAGCTTATAGGAACTTCGAGTTTAGGATGTACTGATACTGCCTTCCAATACATTTCGGTATATCCCTACCCAAATATTTTTTTCGATGTGCCTGCCTCCTGTGAAAGTGCCATTTTTACAGTAACAACCACGGCCACAAGTGGTAGTGTAACAAGTTATATATGGGATTTTGGAGATCCAGCCTCTGGTGCCGCCAATACATCAACGTTGCAAAACCCAACACACTTTTACTCTTCTACTAATACGTATACAATTAGTTTAAATTTAGTAAGTAATTTAAACTGCCCCTCCGTAACAAACACTATTATTACTGTTTACCCAAATCCGGTAGCGGCTTTTAGCTATTCTACAATAAATAGTTGCGCTCTTCCAATTACTTTTACCAATAGTTCAAGTACTCCAACTATTGGTGGCAGTGTAATATCCAGCTATAGTTGGAGTTTTAGCCCTGGAGTATACAGTTCATTACAAAACCCAGGTACCATTAACTTTCCTTCAAATGGTACTTATTCCGTAAGTCTAATTGCCACAACAAACCATAATTGTACCGATACCATGATTGCTAATATACTTGTGCATCCTTTTCCAAATATAGCCTTCACGGTAACTCCTGAGTGCGTTAACTTACCAGTAAATATTATAAGTACTTCTTCCATTTCTCCAATTCCATCAGTTGCTGGTAGCATAACTTCATATACATTGGACTTTGGTGACAGTTCGTTTTCAAGTGTACCCACGCTCTCGTCGGTTCCGGTTACGCACACATACAGTCAATCTGGAACTCATACGCTTAATTTTTCAGCTACAAGTAATATGGGTTGTACTTCTAATGTCACCCACACAGTACAAATTTATCCTGTTGGGGTAGGAGATTTTTCAATATCGGCTAACACTTGTCTGGGTGTCCCCGTTATCTTTACAAGTACAAGCGGCATTTCTTCAGGAACTATTTACACAACGAAATTTAACTTCGGAGATGGCACAATAAGTTATTTTCCTACAACAGCACACACTTACTCTACAAGTGGCACCTTTCCTGTGAATTTTTCTCTCACTACAAATAATGAATGTGGGTCTTCTTTTACAAAAACTATTACTGTTCATCCATTACCAGTCGTCTCATTCACTGCAAATGGAGGCTGTTTGGGTACTCCGAGTGTTTTTGACCCCACTGTAACAATACCTATAGGAACCATTAATACTTATACATGGAATTTTGGGGATGCGAATACATCAAACAACCAAATACCATCAAACACCTACATTCTCTCTGGAATGTATACACCAACGCTTAGCGCAATGTCTAATCAAGGTTGTATAGGCAAGGGAACAAATACCGTTGTTATAAATCCATTACCTAATATTGCATTTAGCCCTAATGGTGCTTGTGTAAATACTTCTATACAATTCACAAATACCTCTAACATCATATCGGGAACCGTTAATTCATATACCTGGAACTTTGGCGGTGGTAATACATCCAATTTAACAAGTCCTACTAACAGCTACAATACATATGGTGTATATACTGTTACTTTAGGTGCTACATCAAATTTGGGCTGTGCTAAAACAACTACTAACAGCCTGACAATTCACCCCTATCCGCAATTAACCGTTTCACCAGTTTACAATTCATGTATAAATGACTCTGCACAAATAAATACGAATATTAATATTCCCGTTGGGGCAATTCAATCTTATAGTATTTTCTATGGAGATGGTGCTATAAAACCCCTTAGTAGTATTTCAGCTAGTTACATCGATCGACATAAATACATTGCTTACGGTACGTTTTCATTATCCTTGTACGCGATTTCTAACAATGGTTGTGCGCTTAGTAAGGACACAACTATAAAAGTGTACCCAAAACCTTTTACAAGTTTTGGCGCTACAAAATTTTGCTACGGTTCACCTACAGCCTTCACCAATTCTAGCAACATCCCTGCTGGTTATACAATCGATGAACATCTTTGGAATTTTGGTGATGGAACACCTACATCTACAGTCTCTAATCCAGCACACACCTTTATTGGAACGTCGAATACATTCACCACATATCCAGTTTCGCTCACTGAAATAAGTTATCCTGAAGGCATTAACGGACCAATAAGCTGTAGCTTTGCACAAGTTAAAACTGTAACCATTTACCCACACCCAGTTGCTGATTTTTCAACTACTAGCGTTTGTTTAGGCAAACCCACCTTATTTACAAACCTTACACCAACTCTTAATACGTTTTCTTCATGGTTTCAGTATAATAATGGTGCACTAAGCAGTATCGCTCTAAATCCGATTTTTACATATTCAGCTGCGGGTACATTTACTGCCTCGTTAATAGCAAACACGAGTTTCGGGTGTACGGATACAATGACTCATCCAGTTATCATTTACGAAAACCCAAAGAGTGGTTATACAACTAATAATCATTGTTTGGGGCTCCCAAGTATTTTCACCCAAACTACAACCTTTACGGATGGAGCAGAATCCCAATATATTTGGACATTAGGGACTACGACCATTGGTTTACAATCGGCTCCAGCTCCAGGTCTCCCTTATACCTTCACTCTTCCAGGCACTTATAGTGTTAGTTTAACTTCCATATCAGATCTTGGTTGTTCTAACAAATATACTTCCACTATAACGGTTTACCCATTGCCAACGCCTGCATTTTTTGCGCCAGAATCGTGTTTGAATAAAGCAACGCAGTTTACTAACCTAAGTCTTGGGTCTAACAATACGTATACTTGGACATTCGGAGACCTTGGTTCTGGAGGTGCCAATTCTTCTAACGCAAATAACCCTAGCCATATGTACACAAATAGTGGTAGTTATACGACAAATTTGCAAGTTACAAATGATAAAAATTGTACAGCTACTACTGCATCAAATGTTATTATTCATGGCAAGCCGACCGCCATGTTTTCAAATACAGCTATTTGCGCTGGAGATAAAGTTGCCTTTAACAATTTGTCCACTTCACCGGATGGCACTTTAACAAGCAATTTATGGGATTTTAACGGTGATAATGTTTTTGATAAAAACGAACCTAATCCGAGTTATACTTATTCATTAAGCGGTAATTATCAGCTGACATTACTTGTAGGTTCACAATTTGGTTGTACAGACACACTATCACGACAACTATTCATAAATCCAAAAGCCGTTGGTGTAATTGCAGCGAGTAAACGAAACGGTTGCCCAGGTTTGTGTATTGAATTTACAAATACCTCTTCTATCACAACCGGAAGTTTTACTTCCTCATGGGATTTTGGCGATGATGAGCCAACTACGACAGCATTAAACCCAACGAGATGCTTTGGTAAATCAGGAACTTATGATATTACTTTAACCCTTATAAGTGATATTGGTTGTGTTACAAATTTCGTTAACCCTGATTATATCTCAGCATTCCCTGCACCTCAAGCTGCATTTCTTGTTAATCCAGAACAAATTGATGAAGACGATCCTGTTATAACAGTAACTAACAAAGCTTCTGAAGACGCAAATTTCATTAGATACTATGTTAATGATGGTTCTAGTTTCGGAACACGGAATTTTACTCACTACATTAAAAATTTAAAACAAACTAAACCCATGGTGGTTCAAGTAGTTAAGAACCAATATGGTTGCTCTGACACTACTTTTCAGGTACTTGATATTAAACCAGCTTACGTAGTTTACTTTCCAAATGTATTTACACCAAATGGAGATGGTACTAATGACGATTTTAGACCGAAAGGCGTTGGTATTGTTAAATTTACCATGAATATTTATGACCGTTGGGGGCATCAAGTCTTTCATACAGATGACATGTCCCAAACCTGGGATGGAAGTCCTGATAATAGCGGTGACGGTGCCATAAAAGAAGATATCTATACTTGGAAAGCTCAGGTGACAGATATCTTCAACAAAAACCACTTTCTGGTGGGTCATGTAAGTGTTATTCGGTAA
- a CDS encoding RNA polymerase sigma factor — MAINPHFHHTNQQLSEELVIIEAAKLNPEKFAPLYDKYYKQIFNYVYQRMDSKDTAFDITGQVFLKALTNLQKYQFKGVPFASWLYRIAHNEVMQLFRTQKDKRSINADIGDLRFICEENEEPFFEEYIPVIKKLIQELNSDDLQMVELRFFEKRPFKEIAEILEITEVNAKVRMYRIIEKLKKSLSKLKM; from the coding sequence ATGGCAATTAACCCGCATTTCCATCATACCAACCAGCAGCTTTCTGAAGAGTTAGTTATAATTGAGGCTGCAAAGCTAAATCCTGAAAAATTTGCTCCCTTATACGATAAGTATTACAAGCAAATTTTTAATTATGTATATCAACGGATGGACTCAAAAGATACTGCATTTGATATCACCGGACAGGTGTTCTTAAAAGCACTTACGAATCTTCAAAAATATCAGTTCAAAGGTGTCCCTTTTGCAAGCTGGCTTTACCGTATTGCTCATAATGAAGTAATGCAGTTATTTAGAACCCAAAAAGATAAACGTTCAATAAATGCAGATATTGGTGACCTGCGTTTTATTTGCGAAGAAAATGAAGAGCCTTTTTTTGAGGAATATATTCCAGTAATAAAAAAGCTTATTCAAGAGTTGAATAGTGATGACCTTCAAATGGTCGAACTACGATTTTTTGAGAAAAGACCATTTAAAGAAATCGCCGAAATATTAGAAATTACAGAGGTTAATGCCAAAGTACGTATGTACAGAATTATAGAGAAGCTGAAAAAATCGTTGAGTAAACTAAAAATGTAG
- a CDS encoding BT0820 family HAD-type phosphatase: MKPFLSENSKVIGIDFDGTIVEHKYPQIGKEMLFAFATLKALQDKGHKLILWTIRTGELLQEAVDYCKENGIEFYAVNKNYPEEKLDEKTSRKLNADIFIDDRMIGGFIGWSEVWQALHPEGGDFYHQLKNEEAHHNFKKSEGSIFKKLFGTK; the protein is encoded by the coding sequence ATGAAACCTTTTTTAAGTGAAAATAGCAAAGTAATAGGCATTGATTTTGACGGAACAATTGTAGAACACAAATATCCCCAAATTGGAAAAGAAATGTTGTTTGCTTTTGCGACACTTAAAGCGTTGCAGGATAAGGGACATAAACTTATTCTTTGGACCATTCGTACTGGAGAACTTTTGCAAGAAGCAGTAGACTATTGCAAAGAAAACGGCATAGAATTTTACGCTGTAAATAAAAATTACCCCGAAGAAAAATTGGATGAAAAAACATCGCGTAAATTAAACGCAGATATTTTTATTGATGACAGAATGATTGGAGGTTTTATTGGCTGGAGCGAAGTGTGGCAAGCCTTACATCCAGAAGGTGGAGATTTTTACCATCAACTAAAAAACGAAGAAGCACATCACAATTTTAAAAAAAGTGAAGGTTCTATTTTTAAAAAACTATTTGGAACAAAATGA